A region of Cheilinus undulatus linkage group 10, ASM1832078v1, whole genome shotgun sequence DNA encodes the following proteins:
- the timm8a gene encoding mitochondrial import inner membrane translocase subunit Tim8 A produces MDGQGATADPQLQQFIEIESQKQRFQQLVHQMTEVCWEKCMDKPGPKLDSRTEICFVNCVERFIDTSQFILNRLEQTQRGRGSFSETMSD; encoded by the exons ATGGACGGCCAGGGAGCGACAGCCGACCCCCAGCTTCAGCAGTTCATCGAGATCGAGTCTCAAAAACAGAGATTTCAGCAGCTGGTGCACCAGATGACTGAGGTTTGCTGG GAGAAATGCATGGATAAACCTGGGCCAAAACTGGACTCAAGGACAGAAATTTGCTTTGTTAATTGTGTGGAGAGGTTTATTGACACCAGCCAGTTCATCCTAAACAGACTGGAACAGACTCAGAGGGGCAGGGGCTCGTTCTCGGAAACCATGTCGGACTGA
- the btk gene encoding tyrosine-protein kinase BTK isoform X1, which translates to MSDSIMEEIFIKRSQQKKKTSPLNYKERWFVLTQEKIAYYDFDPEKGKRKGLRGSVDLDKIKCVETVQPEPNAPQERMYAFQIIYDEGPLYIFAKSEDVRAQWIKKLKEMVRFNKDLLQKYHPCSWMDGVWLCCHQEVKQAMGCKVLDNKNGFTSKQSRRRGSRKPLPPTPTEEKPARPLPPEPPEPSGPSVGMTVIAEYSYTPMTPQDLELRKDEEYTILEMSDPNWWRAKDKYGKEGYIPSNYVVEAQSGLEKFDWYCKNMNRSQAEKLLKTENKDGGFLVRDSSKAGKYTVSLFSKVGGETAGSCRHYNICTTSQNQFYLAEKHNFSSIPELINYHQHNAAGMVSRLKYIVTNRARPPSTAGLGYGVWEIDPRYLTFIKELGTGQFGVVKYGKWQGQHDVAIKMIKEGSMSEDDFIEEAKIMMKLRHENLVQLYGVCTKQRPIYIVTEFLSNGCLLTYLREGLKQHPTVVQLLEMCKDVSEGMAYLESKQYIHRDLAARNCLVDGNGTVKVTDFGLSRYVLDDEYTSSAGSKFPVRWSPPEVLLYCKFSSKSDIWAYGVLMWEVYTLGRLPYERLNNTEIVDQVSRGLRLYRPQLANEKVYSIMTSCWLEKADERPTFEELAVVVQDLLYELQ; encoded by the exons ATGTCAGACAGCATAATGGAAGAAATCTTCATTAAACGCTctcagcagaagaagaaaacctCGCCTTTGAATTACAAGGAGCGATGGTTTGTTCTCACCCAGGAAAAAATAGCCTACTATGATTTTGATCCTGAGAAAGGG AAGCGAAAAGGTCTGAGAGGATCAGTCGACCTTGACAAGATCAAGTGTGTGGAGACGGTTCAGCCAGAGCCCAACGCCCCACAGGAGCGCATGTACGCATTCCAG ATCATTTATGATGAGGGGCCGCTGTACATCTTTGCAAAGTCTGAGGATGTCCGGGCGCAGTGGATAAAGAAGCTGAAAGAAA tggtgcgCTTCAACAAGGACCTCCTGCAGAAGTATCATCCTTgttcatggatggatggggtGTGGCTGTGCTGCCATCAGGAAGTTAAACAAGCCATGGGCTGCAAGGTGCTGGACAACAAAAATG GATTTACATCAAAGCAGTCACGACGAAGAGGCTCCAGGAAACCTCTTCCTCCTACCCCAACAGAG GAGAAACCTGCTCGGCCGTTACCCCCAGAGCCTCCGGAACCTTCTGGCCCCTCTGTGGGCATGACAGTCATAGCAGAGTACAGCTACACACCCATGACACCCCAGGATCTGGAGCTGAGGAAGGATGAGGAATACACCATCCTGGAGATGTCTGATCCCAACTGGTGGAGAGCCAAAGACAAATATGG aaaggAGGGATATATACCAAGTAATTACGTTGTGGAAGCACAAAGTGGACTAGAAAAATTCGA CTGGTATTGTAAGAATATGAACCGTAGCCAggcagaaaagctgttaaaaactgAG AATAAAGATGGAGGCTTCTTGGTTCGGGACTCCAGCAAGGCTGGGAAATACACGGTGTCTTTGTTCAGTAAGGTTGGTGG GGAAACTGCTGGAAGCTGCAGACATTATAACATCTGCACCacctcacagaaccagttttaCCTGGCAGAGAAGCATAATTTCAGCAGCATCCCAGAGCTCATCAACTACCACCAGCACAACGCTGCAG GTATGGTTAGCAGGCTGAAATACATTGTGACCAACAGAGCACGGCCTCCATCAACAGCAGGGCTTGGCTATG GTGTTTGGGAGATTGACCCTCGCTACCTCACCTTCATCAAGGAGCTGGGCACTGGTCAGTTTGGCGTGGTCAAGTATGGGAAGTGGCAGGGCCAGCATGACGTCGCCATCAAGATGATCAAGGAGGGCTCTATGTCTGAAGATGATTTCATTGAAGAAGCAAAGATCATGAT GAAGCTTCGTCATGAGAACTTGGTCCAGCTTTATGGCGTGTGCACCAAACAAAGACCCATTTACATTGTGACTGAGTTCCTCTCCAATGGTTGCCTGCTGACGTACCTCAGGGAGGGCCTGAAGCAGCACCCGACAGTCGTGCAGCTCCTGGAGATGTGTAAGGATGTCTCTGAGGGCATGGCGTACCTCGAGTCCAAGCAGTACATCCACAGAGACCTG GCTGCCAGGAACTGTTTAGTTGACGGCAATGGCACCGTGAAAGTGACTGACTTTGGCCTTTCCag GTATGTCTTAGATGACGAGTACACAAGCTCAGCAGGTTCCAAGTTCCCCGTTCGCTGGTCCCCTCCTGAGGTCCTTCTCTACTGCAAGTTCAGCAGCAAGTCAGACATTTGGGCATATG ggGTCCTGATGTGGGAGGTATACACTCTGGGCCGTCTTCCGTATGAACGTCTCAACAACACAGAAATAGTGGATCAGGTGTCCAGAGGCCTGCGCCTCTACCGCCCCCAGCTGGCAAATGAAAAGGTCTACAGCATAATGACAAGCTGTTGGCTTGAG AAAGCTGATGAAAGACCGACCTTTGAGGAGCTGGCCGTGGTCGTTCAAGATCTGCTGTACGAGTTACAGTAG
- the btk gene encoding tyrosine-protein kinase BTK isoform X2, with protein sequence MKCKQLRQKFTPLLQTSASGVVCWMPEFLLDVRKRKGLRGSVDLDKIKCVETVQPEPNAPQERMYAFQIIYDEGPLYIFAKSEDVRAQWIKKLKEMVRFNKDLLQKYHPCSWMDGVWLCCHQEVKQAMGCKVLDNKNGFTSKQSRRRGSRKPLPPTPTEEKPARPLPPEPPEPSGPSVGMTVIAEYSYTPMTPQDLELRKDEEYTILEMSDPNWWRAKDKYGKEGYIPSNYVVEAQSGLEKFDWYCKNMNRSQAEKLLKTENKDGGFLVRDSSKAGKYTVSLFSKVGGETAGSCRHYNICTTSQNQFYLAEKHNFSSIPELINYHQHNAAGMVSRLKYIVTNRARPPSTAGLGYGVWEIDPRYLTFIKELGTGQFGVVKYGKWQGQHDVAIKMIKEGSMSEDDFIEEAKIMMKLRHENLVQLYGVCTKQRPIYIVTEFLSNGCLLTYLREGLKQHPTVVQLLEMCKDVSEGMAYLESKQYIHRDLAARNCLVDGNGTVKVTDFGLSRYVLDDEYTSSAGSKFPVRWSPPEVLLYCKFSSKSDIWAYGVLMWEVYTLGRLPYERLNNTEIVDQVSRGLRLYRPQLANEKVYSIMTSCWLEKADERPTFEELAVVVQDLLYELQ encoded by the exons ATGAAATGCAAGCAACTGAGACAAAAGTTCACGCCACTGCTTCAAACCTCAGCATCTGGGGTCGTCTGTTGGATGCCTGAATTTCTTTTGGATGTGAGG AAGCGAAAAGGTCTGAGAGGATCAGTCGACCTTGACAAGATCAAGTGTGTGGAGACGGTTCAGCCAGAGCCCAACGCCCCACAGGAGCGCATGTACGCATTCCAG ATCATTTATGATGAGGGGCCGCTGTACATCTTTGCAAAGTCTGAGGATGTCCGGGCGCAGTGGATAAAGAAGCTGAAAGAAA tggtgcgCTTCAACAAGGACCTCCTGCAGAAGTATCATCCTTgttcatggatggatggggtGTGGCTGTGCTGCCATCAGGAAGTTAAACAAGCCATGGGCTGCAAGGTGCTGGACAACAAAAATG GATTTACATCAAAGCAGTCACGACGAAGAGGCTCCAGGAAACCTCTTCCTCCTACCCCAACAGAG GAGAAACCTGCTCGGCCGTTACCCCCAGAGCCTCCGGAACCTTCTGGCCCCTCTGTGGGCATGACAGTCATAGCAGAGTACAGCTACACACCCATGACACCCCAGGATCTGGAGCTGAGGAAGGATGAGGAATACACCATCCTGGAGATGTCTGATCCCAACTGGTGGAGAGCCAAAGACAAATATGG aaaggAGGGATATATACCAAGTAATTACGTTGTGGAAGCACAAAGTGGACTAGAAAAATTCGA CTGGTATTGTAAGAATATGAACCGTAGCCAggcagaaaagctgttaaaaactgAG AATAAAGATGGAGGCTTCTTGGTTCGGGACTCCAGCAAGGCTGGGAAATACACGGTGTCTTTGTTCAGTAAGGTTGGTGG GGAAACTGCTGGAAGCTGCAGACATTATAACATCTGCACCacctcacagaaccagttttaCCTGGCAGAGAAGCATAATTTCAGCAGCATCCCAGAGCTCATCAACTACCACCAGCACAACGCTGCAG GTATGGTTAGCAGGCTGAAATACATTGTGACCAACAGAGCACGGCCTCCATCAACAGCAGGGCTTGGCTATG GTGTTTGGGAGATTGACCCTCGCTACCTCACCTTCATCAAGGAGCTGGGCACTGGTCAGTTTGGCGTGGTCAAGTATGGGAAGTGGCAGGGCCAGCATGACGTCGCCATCAAGATGATCAAGGAGGGCTCTATGTCTGAAGATGATTTCATTGAAGAAGCAAAGATCATGAT GAAGCTTCGTCATGAGAACTTGGTCCAGCTTTATGGCGTGTGCACCAAACAAAGACCCATTTACATTGTGACTGAGTTCCTCTCCAATGGTTGCCTGCTGACGTACCTCAGGGAGGGCCTGAAGCAGCACCCGACAGTCGTGCAGCTCCTGGAGATGTGTAAGGATGTCTCTGAGGGCATGGCGTACCTCGAGTCCAAGCAGTACATCCACAGAGACCTG GCTGCCAGGAACTGTTTAGTTGACGGCAATGGCACCGTGAAAGTGACTGACTTTGGCCTTTCCag GTATGTCTTAGATGACGAGTACACAAGCTCAGCAGGTTCCAAGTTCCCCGTTCGCTGGTCCCCTCCTGAGGTCCTTCTCTACTGCAAGTTCAGCAGCAAGTCAGACATTTGGGCATATG ggGTCCTGATGTGGGAGGTATACACTCTGGGCCGTCTTCCGTATGAACGTCTCAACAACACAGAAATAGTGGATCAGGTGTCCAGAGGCCTGCGCCTCTACCGCCCCCAGCTGGCAAATGAAAAGGTCTACAGCATAATGACAAGCTGTTGGCTTGAG AAAGCTGATGAAAGACCGACCTTTGAGGAGCTGGCCGTGGTCGTTCAAGATCTGCTGTACGAGTTACAGTAG
- the btk gene encoding tyrosine-protein kinase BTK isoform X3: MSDSIMEEIFIKRSQQKKKTSPLNYKERWFVLTQEKIAYYDFDPEKGKRKGLRGSVDLDKIKCVETVQPEPNAPQERMYAFQIIYDEGPLYIFAKSEDVRAQWIKKLKEMVRFNKDLLQKYHPCSWMDGVWLCCHQEVKQAMGCKVLDNKNGFTSKQSRRRGSRKPLPPTPTEEKPARPLPPEPPEPSGPSVGMTVIAEYSYTPMTPQDLELRKDEEYTILEMSDPNWWRAKDKYGKEGYIPSNYVVEAQSGLEKFDWYCKNMNRSQAEKLLKTENKDGGFLVRDSSKAGKYTVSLFSKVGGETAGSCRHYNICTTSQNQFYLAEKHNFSSIPELINYHQHNAAGMVSRLKYIVTNRARPPSTAGLGYGVWEIDPRYLTFIKELGTGQFGVVKYGKWQGQHDVAIKMIKEGSMSEDDFIEEAKIMMKLRHENLVQLYGVCTKQRPIYIVTEFLSNGCLLTYLREGLKQHPTVVQLLEMCKDVSEGMAYLESKQYIHRDLAARNCLVDGNGTVKVTDFGLSRGRGAGDYPNCHRARGSLHPGLVTSQSQS; this comes from the exons ATGTCAGACAGCATAATGGAAGAAATCTTCATTAAACGCTctcagcagaagaagaaaacctCGCCTTTGAATTACAAGGAGCGATGGTTTGTTCTCACCCAGGAAAAAATAGCCTACTATGATTTTGATCCTGAGAAAGGG AAGCGAAAAGGTCTGAGAGGATCAGTCGACCTTGACAAGATCAAGTGTGTGGAGACGGTTCAGCCAGAGCCCAACGCCCCACAGGAGCGCATGTACGCATTCCAG ATCATTTATGATGAGGGGCCGCTGTACATCTTTGCAAAGTCTGAGGATGTCCGGGCGCAGTGGATAAAGAAGCTGAAAGAAA tggtgcgCTTCAACAAGGACCTCCTGCAGAAGTATCATCCTTgttcatggatggatggggtGTGGCTGTGCTGCCATCAGGAAGTTAAACAAGCCATGGGCTGCAAGGTGCTGGACAACAAAAATG GATTTACATCAAAGCAGTCACGACGAAGAGGCTCCAGGAAACCTCTTCCTCCTACCCCAACAGAG GAGAAACCTGCTCGGCCGTTACCCCCAGAGCCTCCGGAACCTTCTGGCCCCTCTGTGGGCATGACAGTCATAGCAGAGTACAGCTACACACCCATGACACCCCAGGATCTGGAGCTGAGGAAGGATGAGGAATACACCATCCTGGAGATGTCTGATCCCAACTGGTGGAGAGCCAAAGACAAATATGG aaaggAGGGATATATACCAAGTAATTACGTTGTGGAAGCACAAAGTGGACTAGAAAAATTCGA CTGGTATTGTAAGAATATGAACCGTAGCCAggcagaaaagctgttaaaaactgAG AATAAAGATGGAGGCTTCTTGGTTCGGGACTCCAGCAAGGCTGGGAAATACACGGTGTCTTTGTTCAGTAAGGTTGGTGG GGAAACTGCTGGAAGCTGCAGACATTATAACATCTGCACCacctcacagaaccagttttaCCTGGCAGAGAAGCATAATTTCAGCAGCATCCCAGAGCTCATCAACTACCACCAGCACAACGCTGCAG GTATGGTTAGCAGGCTGAAATACATTGTGACCAACAGAGCACGGCCTCCATCAACAGCAGGGCTTGGCTATG GTGTTTGGGAGATTGACCCTCGCTACCTCACCTTCATCAAGGAGCTGGGCACTGGTCAGTTTGGCGTGGTCAAGTATGGGAAGTGGCAGGGCCAGCATGACGTCGCCATCAAGATGATCAAGGAGGGCTCTATGTCTGAAGATGATTTCATTGAAGAAGCAAAGATCATGAT GAAGCTTCGTCATGAGAACTTGGTCCAGCTTTATGGCGTGTGCACCAAACAAAGACCCATTTACATTGTGACTGAGTTCCTCTCCAATGGTTGCCTGCTGACGTACCTCAGGGAGGGCCTGAAGCAGCACCCGACAGTCGTGCAGCTCCTGGAGATGTGTAAGGATGTCTCTGAGGGCATGGCGTACCTCGAGTCCAAGCAGTACATCCACAGAGACCTG GCTGCCAGGAACTGTTTAGTTGACGGCAATGGCACCGTGAAAGTGACTGACTTTGGCCTTTCCag GGGTCGGGGGGCTGGAGACTATCCCAACTGTCATAGGGCAAGAGGCAGTTTACACCCTGGACttgtcaccagtcaatcacagagctga